ATCGCCATAAGGACCGAGTTGCTTCGATCATTAAGGTTGAAAAGGAGCCAAAAGGACTTGTTCTTTCTCCTGACGCGGAGAGGCTCTACGTGGCCAATGCAGGGTCCGGGACGGTCTCCGTCATCGATACCTTAAACGACCGGATCATCGACACCATCTCCATCGAGCATGGTTCCAGGCCTGTCGACCTGGCCATCTCACCGGATGGGAACGATCTCTACGTAGTCTGCAACGCTTCTCAATCCGTTTCCGTTTACAATGCGCGGACCTCTTCCCATATCAAGGAGATCAAAGTGGGTCTTTCCCCGGAGCATATCGCCATGAGCTCGGACGGACGTGTGGCCTACATATCCTGCAAACTCTCAGATGAGATCACAGTCATTGATGCGAACGCGAAAGAAGCGATCTCTGCGCTCAAGGTATCATCAAAACCAATGCAGATGGTCGTCCAGCCCGGTAAGGAAAGCCTTTACGTAGTTCATGGTGCTTCCCCGAATATCGTCGTCGTCGAGAATAGAGCCGTGGTTAAAAGGATCAGCCTTGGCTTTCAGGCAAAAGGGGTCAATTTCGATCTGGATGGGAACAGGCTCTTTCTCCTCGATCCCGGCGGCGGTCGCGTAGTTTTTTTCGACCAGGCGCTGGAATCGATGCTTAAGTTCGTCCGGGTCAAGAATCCTTTGAATGTCGCCCCAGATCCAGATGGTAAGAAGCTCTACGTTACGGGAGGCAGCACCGGAAATCTTTACATCATCGACAAGATCGTCGGCAAGGTTCTATCAACCTCCAGGATTGGAGATAATGTTTTTGACTTAGTCATAATGAGGTGATAAATTTTAGCGACGCATCCTGCTTGCGCTGGATTTGACCCAGAGAAAAATATGAAAAAAATAATAAGACTGAGAAGATTGAACATATGTCAATGGCAGACATT
This genomic window from Acidobacteriota bacterium contains:
- a CDS encoding YncE family protein translates to MILHDTERESIIAIRSSALRISLLFFILLASIPCPGWDQEENVVVFLNGNNADHLKLSFHLDAVSLIDEEGKAHALAILEDEVESGEEERFQIRLISGMVRERAYGSLRMNISSPSVGRKKASLLWSGEPITIPVNVLVSKGRIEVLFLKWDVPSSVTRKIEFKPGFVVSKPEPIVRSLKIFATDEGLGEVLVIDRHKDRVASIIKVEKEPKGLVLSPDAERLYVANAGSGTVSVIDTLNDRIIDTISIEHGSRPVDLAISPDGNDLYVVCNASQSVSVYNARTSSHIKEIKVGLSPEHIAMSSDGRVAYISCKLSDEITVIDANAKEAISALKVSSKPMQMVVQPGKESLYVVHGASPNIVVVENRAVVKRISLGFQAKGVNFDLDGNRLFLLDPGGGRVVFFDQALESMLKFVRVKNPLNVAPDPDGKKLYVTGGSTGNLYIIDKIVGKVLSTSRIGDNVFDLVIMR